From Echinicola soli, a single genomic window includes:
- a CDS encoding DegT/DnrJ/EryC1/StrS family aminotransferase, producing the protein MNRSIPFLELAPMHADLADELKAKFAKLLEKGLFSGGEEVEALEVTMQEFLGISHVIPCANGTDALELALRALEIGPGDEVIVPALTWVSTAEVVKMVGAEVVFCDVDTDGLIDIKQMENLISPSTKAVIPVHLYGKMVEMNQLLRITRSMGIKVIEDAAQAFGAFQQGKSAGALGEIGCFSFYPTKNLGALGEAGLLSTQDPLLEERLRLLLNHGQAQRDRHEIIGRNSRIDTLQAAFLNVKFSCFKAWQQKRKALAKLYLDHLQHLKGVVVPSSILQSAHNAHLFTIQTDERDALKAYLGEKGIGTAVHYPLPVPVMQAFGGEKDFPVASKLSISTLSLPLHPYLREDEVRRVCEEIQLFFSARLG; encoded by the coding sequence ATGAACAGATCGATTCCATTTCTTGAGCTAGCTCCGATGCACGCCGATTTGGCCGATGAGCTTAAGGCGAAATTTGCTAAGCTGTTGGAGAAAGGTTTATTTTCGGGTGGTGAGGAAGTCGAAGCACTGGAGGTAACGATGCAGGAATTTTTGGGAATATCCCATGTTATCCCCTGTGCCAACGGGACAGATGCCCTGGAGCTGGCATTGAGAGCGCTGGAGATAGGCCCTGGGGACGAGGTGATCGTTCCGGCTTTGACCTGGGTGTCCACAGCAGAAGTGGTGAAAATGGTGGGAGCGGAAGTGGTTTTTTGTGATGTTGATACCGATGGATTGATCGATATCAAGCAAATGGAAAATTTGATTTCTCCTTCAACCAAGGCTGTTATTCCTGTTCATCTTTACGGGAAGATGGTGGAGATGAACCAATTGCTTCGTATCACGCGATCAATGGGAATTAAAGTCATCGAAGATGCCGCTCAGGCTTTTGGTGCTTTTCAGCAGGGGAAAAGTGCAGGAGCACTTGGAGAGATCGGTTGCTTCAGCTTTTATCCCACCAAGAATCTTGGAGCACTGGGAGAAGCGGGACTTTTGAGCACCCAGGACCCTTTATTGGAAGAAAGACTACGATTACTATTAAATCATGGACAAGCTCAACGGGATAGGCACGAGATTATCGGAAGAAATAGCCGAATCGATACGCTTCAAGCTGCTTTTTTAAATGTGAAGTTTTCCTGTTTCAAGGCTTGGCAGCAAAAACGTAAGGCCTTGGCAAAACTATATCTTGATCATTTGCAGCATCTAAAGGGAGTTGTGGTTCCTTCAAGCATCCTTCAGTCAGCTCATAATGCCCATCTCTTCACAATACAGACTGATGAACGGGATGCGTTAAAGGCTTATTTAGGTGAAAAGGGGATTGGTACTGCTGTCCACTATCCACTTCCTGTTCCAGTCATGCAGGCGTTTGGTGGGGAAAAGGATTTTCCAGTAGCCTCTAAGCTTTCTATATCCACCCTTTCGCTTCCCTTGCATCCTTATCTTCGGGAAGATGAGGTGAGGAGAGTCTGTGAGGAGATTCAGCTTTTTTTTTCTGCAAGGCTGGGATAG
- a CDS encoding glycosyltransferase family 4 protein, which yields MKDTKKVLIITYYWPPSAGSGVQRWLKFAKYLPDFGWEPVVFTPENPDFELKDETMNKEVSPHWEVIKFPIWEPYGVFRFLKKKKEGKAADPSKLIEKRKKNWFDQTAIWLRANAIVPDPRVFWVKPSVEFLEDIVKKNNIKAVITTGPPHSIHLIGRNLKRKTGLPWIADFRDPWSTWEFLDTLPMMKSIRRRHEKLERSVFSEAEKVVTISPTFKGELRKIAGRDIDLITNGFDSDDLPVGFKKQKEKSKVFEIVYTGIIDAIRDPLPFLEAYKEAFEAGDREVKLTFVGRVSEKVTHFIENDPWLNERVEFAGYVSHEDVFAYYERSNMLLLILTNTKNAKGNIPGKLFEYIATGRRIVALGDPKGDAATIINEAGAGSVFSHEDVSGVKQYLNDQVLMGEETSADRDMTRFERKTLTKKLAQLLDEQIDSIS from the coding sequence ATGAAAGACACCAAGAAGGTATTGATCATTACCTATTACTGGCCGCCGAGTGCCGGGTCTGGTGTGCAACGCTGGTTAAAGTTTGCCAAATACTTACCCGATTTTGGCTGGGAGCCGGTGGTTTTTACACCAGAGAACCCTGACTTTGAGCTGAAAGATGAGACCATGAACAAGGAGGTATCACCTCACTGGGAGGTTATCAAATTCCCAATTTGGGAACCTTATGGCGTGTTTCGGTTCTTGAAGAAAAAAAAAGAGGGCAAAGCGGCCGATCCTTCCAAGTTGATTGAAAAGCGGAAGAAAAATTGGTTTGACCAGACAGCCATTTGGCTCCGTGCCAATGCCATCGTACCTGATCCCCGGGTGTTTTGGGTGAAGCCTTCCGTGGAGTTTTTGGAGGATATCGTCAAGAAAAACAATATCAAGGCCGTGATTACCACGGGTCCGCCACACAGCATACACTTGATCGGTCGTAACCTGAAGCGAAAGACCGGGTTGCCTTGGATAGCAGATTTCAGGGATCCATGGTCCACTTGGGAGTTTTTGGATACCCTGCCGATGATGAAAAGTATCCGTAGAAGACATGAAAAATTAGAAAGGTCGGTGTTCAGCGAAGCAGAAAAGGTGGTGACCATTTCTCCCACGTTTAAAGGAGAGTTGCGGAAAATTGCAGGTCGTGATATCGATCTGATCACCAATGGGTTTGATTCAGACGATTTGCCCGTTGGATTCAAAAAACAAAAGGAAAAAAGCAAAGTTTTTGAGATTGTTTACACAGGGATCATCGACGCGATACGGGACCCATTGCCCTTTTTGGAAGCATATAAAGAAGCATTTGAAGCAGGTGACCGGGAAGTGAAGTTAACTTTTGTAGGGCGGGTGAGTGAGAAAGTGACCCATTTTATCGAAAATGACCCGTGGCTTAATGAGCGGGTGGAATTTGCCGGATATGTCTCACATGAGGACGTTTTTGCCTATTACGAACGCTCAAATATGCTGCTATTGATTCTGACGAACACTAAGAATGCAAAGGGAAATATTCCAGGAAAACTGTTTGAGTACATTGCCACGGGGAGAAGAATCGTAGCCTTGGGAGACCCAAAAGGGGATGCTGCTACTATTATCAATGAAGCCGGGGCAGGAAGTGTGTTTTCCCATGAAGATGTGTCCGGAGTAAAACAATATCTCAATGATCAGGTGCTGATGGGAGAAGAGACATCGGCAGATCGTGACATGACACGGTTTGAGCGCAAAACATTGACCAAAAAACTAGCCCAATTGCTTGATGAACAGATCGATTCCATTTCTTGA
- a CDS encoding glycosyltransferase family 4 protein, with product MPKLIRITTVPLSLKLLLSGQMKYMKAAGWEVQMVSADGKEVNEVIAKEGCEHHRIPFTRQITPLQDLVCLWKLYQFLKSEQPDIVHTHTPKAGLLGMLAAKLAGVKTRIHTVAGMPYVVTKDNKRKMLENAERWTFKFATHVWPNAHSLKSFIAKELLARPEKLEVLGNGSSNGVDIVRFSRENLKENHLVAATMRVMPGESDFIILAIGRLVKDKGIQELVEAFLKSRIVNKSKLVLLGDYEQNLDPLDENIIRKIEDHPRIVQVSWSDHVEHYLAISDVLVHASHREGFPNVILEAGAMQVPVICADIPGNTDIVRNKKTGLVFPVKDVSVLKDALEFAFVKRESMQELADALFKEVVEKYDRRRMHALILEKYHKLIGHQ from the coding sequence ATGCCAAAGCTGATACGGATTACCACTGTTCCCCTTTCTTTAAAGTTGTTGCTTTCGGGTCAAATGAAGTACATGAAGGCCGCAGGATGGGAGGTGCAGATGGTCAGTGCAGATGGAAAGGAAGTCAATGAAGTCATAGCCAAAGAAGGATGCGAACACCATCGTATTCCGTTTACTCGGCAAATTACCCCTTTGCAGGATTTGGTATGCCTTTGGAAGCTTTATCAATTTCTGAAAAGCGAACAGCCAGATATTGTACATACCCATACGCCAAAGGCGGGGTTATTGGGGATGTTGGCAGCTAAATTGGCAGGGGTGAAGACCCGTATACATACTGTGGCAGGAATGCCTTATGTGGTGACCAAGGATAATAAGCGTAAAATGCTGGAAAATGCTGAGCGTTGGACTTTTAAATTTGCCACTCATGTGTGGCCAAATGCCCATTCTCTCAAATCATTTATAGCTAAAGAACTACTTGCCCGTCCCGAAAAATTGGAGGTGTTGGGGAATGGTTCTTCCAACGGTGTGGATATCGTCCGCTTTAGTCGGGAAAATCTCAAGGAGAATCATTTGGTGGCTGCCACGATGCGTGTAATGCCTGGAGAGAGCGACTTTATAATTTTGGCCATTGGTAGGTTGGTGAAGGATAAAGGCATACAGGAGTTGGTGGAAGCATTCCTGAAATCAAGGATTGTAAACAAGTCCAAACTGGTATTGCTGGGCGACTATGAGCAAAACCTGGATCCACTGGATGAAAACATTATTCGAAAAATAGAAGATCACCCAAGGATTGTTCAGGTAAGTTGGTCAGATCATGTGGAACACTATTTGGCAATATCCGATGTATTGGTTCATGCTTCACACAGGGAAGGTTTTCCTAATGTTATTTTGGAAGCTGGAGCCATGCAAGTCCCGGTGATCTGCGCTGATATTCCTGGCAACACGGACATTGTTCGAAATAAGAAAACCGGATTGGTATTTCCGGTAAAGGATGTGTCGGTGCTGAAAGATGCATTGGAGTTTGCCTTTGTCAAGAGAGAATCCATGCAGGAATTGGCAGATGCATTATTTAAGGAAGTGGTTGAAAAGTACGACCGAAGAAGGATGCATGCGTTGATTTTGGAAAAATACCACAAATTGATCGGTCATCAGTAA
- a CDS encoding FAD-binding and (Fe-S)-binding domain-containing protein: MSNEPANLSPFLVALAKELKGDLYYDQLMRTLYATDASVYRELPLAVALPKTKEDIKKLIHFANIHKTSLIPRTAGTSLAGQCVGDGIVVDVSKYFTQILEFNKEEAWVRVQPGVVRDELNAFLKPHGYFFSPVTSTANRAMIGGMVGNNSCGTTSIIYGSTREHTLELQTLLSDGSEVTFSQLSKGAFEEKRKQKDLEGQLYQGIFEELSQPAHQESIRKQFPKPSIQRRNTGYAVDYLLETEVFSENNIAFDFCKLLCGSEGTLAFTTEIKIHLDPLPAPKDVVVAAHFETIHESMKATQLAMKYHPTACELMDKIILDCTKENIEQSKNRYFVEGDPEGILMIEFRDETEEGALGQAQKMIDAMKMAGLGYAFPIITGERTKNVWTLRSAGLGLLANIPGDKKAVACIEDTAVDIDDLADFIAEFGEIMKGFGQKPVHYAHAGAGEIHLRPILDLKKSEDVEDFYKITESVAKLVKKYDGSLSGEHGDGRVRAAFIPIMVGEENYQLFRRIKKAWDPNNIFNPGKIVDTAPMNSFLRYERDVKSPEFETTMDFGHVGGILRAAEKCNGSGDCRKLPVSGGTMCPSYMATKNERDTTRGRANTLREFLTKNTQPNPFDHPEIKEVMDLCLSCKGCTSECPSNVDMASLKAEFLHQYHKTHGVPLRSKAFAYINNLNELGSVVPGMTNFLMTNKSTGNMMKKVLGVAEKRNLPTISKVNLRKWYKKHYKHLPPPSKKVGAVNFFCDEFTNFNDTEIGIKAIKLLHHLGYEVKMADHPESGRGAISKGLLHRAKKLANQNVSLFKDKVTMEEPLIGVEPSAILTFKDEYPRLVDQDLVEDAKKLKRYSMMVDEFLAKEAMRGNISAEQFTKTSKKILLHGHCHQKSLSSVSFTQKLLTLPENYSLETIPSGCCGMAGSFGYEEEHYEVSMNVGELVLFPTVRKADEGIIVAAPGTSCRHQIADGTGKRALHPVEILFDAAGI; the protein is encoded by the coding sequence ATGTCTAACGAACCAGCGAATTTGTCACCATTTTTGGTAGCATTGGCCAAAGAATTGAAAGGTGATTTATACTACGATCAACTAATGAGAACCTTGTATGCAACGGACGCATCGGTATACAGGGAATTACCTTTGGCAGTAGCGTTACCAAAGACCAAAGAGGATATCAAAAAACTTATCCATTTTGCCAATATCCATAAAACTTCCCTTATCCCGCGGACAGCAGGAACCTCCTTGGCAGGACAGTGCGTGGGTGATGGCATCGTAGTGGATGTTTCTAAATATTTTACCCAAATCCTTGAGTTTAACAAAGAAGAAGCTTGGGTCCGTGTGCAGCCCGGCGTGGTCAGAGATGAGCTGAATGCTTTCCTAAAGCCCCATGGCTATTTTTTCAGCCCGGTAACTTCTACCGCCAATAGGGCGATGATAGGAGGAATGGTAGGTAATAATTCCTGCGGAACCACTTCCATTATTTATGGTTCCACACGCGAGCACACGTTGGAATTGCAGACTCTCTTGAGTGATGGCTCAGAGGTGACTTTTAGCCAGCTTTCGAAGGGAGCATTCGAAGAGAAAAGGAAACAAAAAGATCTTGAAGGGCAGCTTTATCAAGGGATTTTTGAGGAGCTCAGCCAGCCAGCCCATCAGGAAAGTATTAGAAAACAATTCCCAAAACCTTCCATACAGCGCCGTAATACAGGATATGCAGTGGATTATTTGTTGGAGACGGAGGTGTTTTCTGAGAATAATATAGCCTTTGATTTTTGTAAGTTACTGTGTGGTTCTGAAGGTACCTTGGCATTTACTACCGAAATCAAAATCCATTTGGATCCACTACCAGCACCAAAGGATGTGGTGGTGGCCGCCCATTTTGAGACGATTCATGAGTCCATGAAGGCAACACAGCTTGCGATGAAGTACCATCCCACGGCCTGTGAGTTGATGGACAAGATCATACTGGACTGTACCAAAGAGAACATCGAGCAAAGTAAGAACCGGTACTTTGTGGAAGGTGATCCGGAAGGAATCCTGATGATAGAGTTTAGGGACGAAACAGAAGAAGGGGCACTCGGGCAAGCCCAAAAAATGATCGATGCCATGAAGATGGCTGGATTGGGGTATGCCTTTCCGATCATTACTGGTGAGCGTACAAAAAATGTCTGGACGTTGCGAAGTGCAGGTCTGGGCTTGCTCGCCAATATTCCAGGAGACAAAAAGGCGGTGGCTTGTATTGAGGATACAGCAGTGGATATTGACGATCTTGCCGATTTTATTGCAGAATTTGGGGAGATCATGAAAGGATTCGGCCAAAAGCCTGTGCACTATGCTCATGCTGGGGCTGGAGAAATCCACTTGCGTCCCATCTTGGATTTGAAAAAGTCCGAGGATGTGGAAGACTTTTATAAGATCACTGAGTCAGTCGCAAAGCTGGTGAAAAAATACGATGGATCACTCAGTGGAGAGCATGGCGATGGTCGAGTAAGGGCAGCATTTATCCCTATTATGGTCGGAGAAGAGAATTATCAGCTTTTCCGAAGGATCAAGAAAGCTTGGGATCCCAATAATATTTTCAATCCAGGAAAAATCGTGGACACAGCTCCCATGAACAGTTTTCTGCGCTATGAGCGGGACGTGAAATCACCGGAATTTGAGACCACCATGGATTTTGGGCATGTAGGAGGAATACTGCGTGCAGCAGAGAAGTGCAACGGTTCCGGAGACTGTCGAAAACTGCCTGTTTCTGGTGGCACTATGTGTCCCAGCTACATGGCAACCAAAAATGAAAGAGACACCACTCGTGGTCGTGCCAATACACTTCGGGAATTTTTGACCAAAAATACCCAGCCAAATCCATTTGACCATCCCGAGATCAAAGAAGTGATGGACCTGTGCCTGTCCTGCAAAGGCTGTACATCAGAGTGTCCTTCCAATGTGGACATGGCCAGCCTCAAAGCGGAATTTCTTCATCAATATCACAAAACCCACGGCGTACCTTTGCGGAGCAAGGCCTTTGCCTACATCAATAACCTGAATGAATTGGGCAGCGTGGTACCGGGGATGACCAATTTCCTGATGACCAACAAGTCTACGGGAAATATGATGAAGAAAGTCTTAGGTGTGGCCGAAAAGCGAAATTTACCCACTATTTCCAAAGTCAACCTTAGAAAGTGGTACAAAAAGCACTATAAACATTTGCCTCCTCCTTCCAAGAAAGTAGGAGCTGTCAATTTTTTCTGTGACGAGTTTACCAATTTTAATGACACTGAAATCGGCATCAAAGCCATTAAGCTCTTGCATCATTTGGGGTATGAAGTGAAGATGGCTGATCATCCGGAAAGTGGAAGGGGAGCGATCTCCAAAGGACTTCTCCACAGGGCAAAAAAACTGGCCAATCAGAATGTCAGCCTTTTCAAAGACAAGGTGACCATGGAAGAGCCCTTGATAGGAGTGGAACCATCGGCGATCCTGACATTCAAGGACGAATATCCTCGTTTGGTGGATCAGGACTTAGTGGAAGATGCTAAAAAGCTGAAGCGTTACAGCATGATGGTGGATGAGTTTTTGGCCAAGGAAGCCATGCGGGGAAACATTTCTGCTGAGCAGTTTACCAAAACCAGCAAGAAGATTTTGCTTCATGGACATTGCCATCAAAAGTCGCTTTCTTCGGTGTCGTTTACCCAAAAACTGCTGACTTTACCAGAAAATTATAGCCTTGAAACCATCCCTTCCGGCTGCTGTGGTATGGCGGGATCATTTGGGTATGAGGAGGAGCATTATGAGGTAAGCATGAATGTGGGAGAGCTGGTGCTTTTTCCTACCGTTCGCAAAGCTGATGAAGGGATTATTGTGGCCGCACCAGGAACTAGCTGTAGGCACCAGATTGCTGATGGAACGGGCAAAAGGGCTTTGCATCCGGTAGAGATTTTGTTTGATGCTGCTGGTATATAA
- a CDS encoding class I SAM-dependent methyltransferase, translated as MKDNFSGHASDYAKFRPLYPDALYEFILTHVTVRERAWDCATGNGQMAEMLSNNFTWVEASDISEQQLHQAPKVSNIRYSVQPAEKTGFTDQSFDLITVGQAVHWFDFDRFFKEVRRVLKPNGLLVLVGYGLLAVEGLTELIKMFYAEIIGTYWDPERKYIEANYQTIPFDFEEIQPPFLVMEYAWSKDQLMGYLNTWSAVKHYEKDRGNNPLEIIKVDLDKAWGQSTLRKVTFPLILKVGRNR; from the coding sequence ATGAAAGATAACTTTTCTGGTCATGCTTCGGATTATGCCAAATTTAGGCCTTTGTATCCAGATGCGCTTTATGAGTTTATTTTGACGCATGTTACAGTAAGGGAAAGGGCTTGGGACTGTGCCACGGGAAATGGGCAGATGGCCGAGATGCTGAGCAATAACTTTACTTGGGTAGAGGCCAGTGATATCAGTGAACAACAACTCCATCAGGCACCCAAAGTGTCCAATATCCGCTATTCCGTCCAGCCTGCGGAAAAGACCGGTTTCACAGATCAAAGTTTTGACCTGATTACGGTGGGACAGGCGGTTCATTGGTTTGATTTTGACCGGTTTTTTAAGGAAGTAAGGCGGGTACTAAAACCAAATGGATTATTGGTGCTCGTTGGTTATGGTCTACTGGCGGTGGAAGGGCTGACGGAACTGATAAAGATGTTTTATGCAGAGATCATCGGTACATATTGGGATCCAGAGCGAAAGTACATAGAAGCCAACTACCAAACCATTCCGTTTGACTTTGAAGAAATCCAGCCACCTTTCCTGGTCATGGAATATGCCTGGAGCAAGGACCAACTGATGGGATATCTCAATACCTGGTCTGCCGTCAAGCATTATGAAAAAGACCGAGGTAACAATCCATTGGAGATCATAAAGGTAGACTTGGACAAAGCCTGGGGACAATCAACACTAAGAAAAGTGACCTTCCCTCTTATTCTGAAGGTTGGGCGTAATCGTTGA
- a CDS encoding DUF2254 domain-containing protein: protein MKAKLIYFWSNLQSSFWFVPLILILCAILAAFGLVFLDDAVEMEPSGLFSYFLIGSADSARSVLSTIAGAMIGVAGTVFSITLVALTLASSQFGPRLLQNFMHDKLNQVVLGSYIATFTYCLVVLSTVKSSDSLQFLPTISVGFAIILALVNIFLLVIFIHHISINIQADQVVSNVNSSLNENFRRLFPKGEEEEEEALEISAGKIEELKQNARYKEIYRVKSSGYLQVVNRERLISLAKEIEGFIEMKKHAGHFLVEGQEVFAVYGDKELEEGFEGRLLSSLIIGDKRNSTQDSEFAIRQMVEVASRALSPGVNDPYTAITCIDKLTDSICYLTAVDLPGPYRFDEDEKLRLILRTMSFDGVVGVAFNQIRQFGQSSPAVLIHLMGAMVTIHNLSQRSEHKQVILKHAKMIHHAAKEHFGERNDFNDLEERYQQMETPISTNQKDER from the coding sequence TTGAAAGCAAAACTCATTTATTTTTGGTCTAATCTACAATCAAGCTTTTGGTTTGTGCCGCTGATCCTTATCCTCTGCGCTATTTTGGCGGCATTTGGATTGGTTTTTTTGGATGATGCTGTGGAAATGGAGCCTTCAGGGCTTTTTAGTTATTTTTTGATCGGTAGCGCAGATTCTGCCAGGAGCGTTTTATCTACGATAGCAGGGGCGATGATCGGTGTGGCAGGGACGGTGTTTTCCATTACATTGGTGGCCTTGACCTTGGCATCCTCCCAGTTTGGGCCGAGGCTATTGCAGAATTTTATGCATGATAAGCTCAATCAGGTGGTTTTGGGCTCTTACATTGCCACTTTTACGTATTGCTTGGTAGTGCTGAGCACTGTCAAGTCCAGCGATAGTTTGCAATTTCTGCCTACTATCTCTGTCGGTTTTGCCATTATTTTGGCATTGGTCAATATTTTTTTACTGGTGATTTTTATCCATCATATTTCCATCAATATTCAAGCTGATCAGGTGGTCTCCAACGTCAATAGTAGTCTGAACGAAAATTTCCGAAGGCTTTTTCCTAAAGGAGAAGAAGAGGAAGAAGAAGCATTGGAAATTTCCGCGGGAAAAATTGAGGAATTAAAGCAAAATGCCCGCTATAAAGAGATCTACAGGGTCAAAAGTAGTGGATACTTGCAGGTGGTCAATAGGGAACGATTGATCAGCCTGGCAAAGGAAATAGAAGGATTTATAGAAATGAAAAAACACGCCGGTCATTTTTTAGTGGAGGGGCAGGAAGTTTTTGCTGTTTATGGTGATAAGGAGTTGGAAGAGGGATTTGAAGGACGGCTTTTGTCTTCTTTGATCATAGGTGACAAAAGGAATTCTACCCAGGACAGTGAATTTGCCATCAGGCAGATGGTAGAAGTGGCCTCCCGGGCACTGTCACCAGGGGTGAATGACCCCTATACTGCCATTACCTGCATCGATAAGTTGACCGATTCCATTTGCTATTTGACAGCTGTGGACTTGCCGGGGCCTTACCGTTTTGATGAAGATGAAAAACTGCGCTTAATTTTAAGAACAATGAGTTTTGACGGAGTAGTCGGTGTGGCATTTAACCAGATTCGCCAATTTGGTCAAAGCAGTCCCGCAGTCCTCATTCATTTAATGGGCGCTATGGTGACCATTCATAACTTGTCCCAGCGCTCTGAGCACAAACAGGTGATTCTCAAACATGCAAAAATGATCCATCATGCGGCCAAGGAACATTTTGGCGAGCGCAATGACTTCAATGATCTGGAAGAGCGCTATCAACAGATGGAAACTCCAATTTCTACCAATCAAAAAGATGAAAGATAA
- a CDS encoding VOC family protein, translating into MKEAVEGIRRIVPNIYSDQIEASKVFYHEFLGMELAMDLGWVVTFVSTENPTAQINLFKNDGGVPVNNEAVFMSVEVPDVDLMYQRAKDMNYSIVYDIRDESWGVRRFFVKEPSGATLNLLSHQFQE; encoded by the coding sequence ATGAAGGAGGCCGTAGAGGGAATTCGAAGAATTGTCCCAAATATCTATTCCGATCAAATAGAAGCTTCCAAAGTATTCTATCATGAGTTTTTAGGCATGGAACTGGCCATGGATTTAGGTTGGGTGGTGACTTTTGTCTCAACGGAAAACCCCACTGCCCAAATCAACCTTTTCAAGAACGATGGTGGTGTCCCTGTTAATAACGAAGCGGTTTTTATGTCCGTGGAGGTTCCGGATGTGGACTTGATGTATCAACGAGCCAAGGATATGAATTACTCGATTGTTTATGATATTCGGGATGAAAGTTGGGGCGTCAGGCGTTTTTTTGTGAAGGAACCCAGTGGAGCAACGCTCAATTTACTATCTCACCAATTTCAAGAATAG
- a CDS encoding cation transporter, with protein MDDHKRYYKVAFGLAVFTILYNLAEGILSTYLGFTDESLVLFGFGTDSFIEVISGLGIAHMVIRIRRNPGSKRDEFERTALRITGFAFYILVAGLVITSCYNIWTGHQPITTFWGVVISGVSILVMWALVLWKRKVGKKLQSEPILADANCTLVCVYMSVILLVSSGLYAWFGLPYVDSIGTLGLSYFAFKEGRECFEKARSDRYCCCD; from the coding sequence ATGGATGATCACAAACGGTATTATAAAGTGGCCTTTGGCCTGGCGGTGTTTACCATTTTGTATAACCTGGCAGAAGGGATCTTGTCGACTTATCTGGGCTTTACAGATGAGAGCCTGGTGCTTTTTGGTTTTGGGACAGATAGTTTTATAGAAGTGATTTCCGGATTGGGGATAGCCCATATGGTGATCAGGATCCGGCGTAATCCAGGGAGTAAGCGGGATGAGTTCGAGCGGACAGCTTTGCGGATTACAGGCTTTGCGTTCTATATTTTGGTAGCCGGTTTGGTTATCACGAGTTGTTATAATATTTGGACTGGCCACCAGCCGATCACTACTTTTTGGGGTGTGGTCATTTCCGGAGTTTCTATTTTGGTGATGTGGGCATTGGTCCTCTGGAAGCGAAAAGTGGGGAAGAAGCTCCAGTCTGAGCCGATTCTAGCTGATGCCAATTGCACACTGGTATGTGTTTATATGTCGGTGATTTTGCTCGTGAGCAGTGGGCTGTATGCTTGGTTTGGGTTACCGTATGTGGACAGTATAGGCACGCTTGGACTGTCTTATTTTGCTTTTAAGGAAGGGAGGGAGTGTTTCGAAAAGGCCAGGAGTGACCGGTATTGCTGCTGCGATTAA
- a CDS encoding single-stranded DNA-binding protein encodes MNTLRNKVQLIGRLGAKAEYKLLDNSNAMARLSLATNEVYKNAKGERVEDTTWHQVVAWGKIAEIIHKYTDKGTEIAIEGKLINRTYNDAKGEKKYITEVQVKDVVLLGDKNNVPKS; translated from the coding sequence ATGAATACCTTAAGAAACAAAGTACAACTGATCGGAAGGCTGGGAGCCAAAGCAGAATACAAGCTCCTGGACAATAGCAACGCCATGGCACGGCTAAGTCTTGCTACCAACGAGGTTTATAAAAATGCCAAAGGCGAGCGCGTGGAAGACACCACTTGGCACCAAGTCGTCGCTTGGGGAAAAATAGCTGAAATCATCCATAAATATACCGACAAAGGCACCGAAATAGCCATCGAGGGAAAGTTGATCAACAGAACCTACAATGACGCCAAAGGAGAAAAGAAATACATCACCGAAGTTCAGGTCAAGGACGTAGTCCTGCTGGGCGATAAAAACAATGTTCCAAAATCCTAA
- a CDS encoding carbonic anhydrase family protein: MKAHTAETQASVTPKKALEFLKEGNQRFVSNLKFNRHLLNQVNDTRDGQWPFAIVLSCIDSRTSAELIFDQGLGDIFSVRIAGNVANEDILGSMEYACKVAGSKLVVVLGHSKCGAVTGACSEVKMGNLTGLLEKVNPSIKTVSEKSDKEHTDPEFVEEVSKQNVLDTMDVILEKSDVLKELFDEGKIGLAGAYYNVETGEVTVTKEMFK; the protein is encoded by the coding sequence ATGAAAGCACATACTGCGGAAACCCAGGCATCAGTAACTCCCAAAAAAGCACTGGAGTTTTTGAAAGAAGGGAACCAACGATTTGTAAGCAATCTTAAGTTTAACAGACACCTTCTTAACCAAGTAAACGATACCCGTGATGGACAGTGGCCTTTTGCCATAGTACTAAGTTGTATCGACAGTAGGACTTCTGCAGAATTGATTTTTGATCAGGGACTAGGGGATATCTTCAGCGTAAGGATAGCTGGAAATGTGGCCAATGAAGACATTCTTGGCAGTATGGAGTATGCCTGTAAAGTAGCCGGATCAAAGCTAGTCGTAGTATTGGGCCATAGCAAGTGTGGGGCTGTTACAGGAGCCTGTTCAGAAGTGAAAATGGGCAATCTAACAGGACTTCTGGAAAAAGTAAACCCTTCTATTAAAACGGTGAGTGAAAAGTCCGATAAGGAACATACTGATCCCGAATTTGTAGAGGAAGTTTCCAAGCAAAATGTCCTTGATACGATGGATGTGATTTTGGAGAAAAGCGATGTCCTGAAAGAACTGTTTGATGAAGGTAAAATAGGCCTTGCCGGAGCTTATTATAATGTGGAGACGGGTGAGGTGACTGTTACCAAAGAGATGTTTAAATAA